A stretch of DNA from Desulfurella amilsii:
ACCAGAGTGCGCATCTACGTTTGGCCATGGATCTTTTACTTTTCCAAGTGTAGACAAAATCGGCGGCACTACTTCGTATAGCATCGAAACTACCTGGAATATTGGATCATCTGACAAGTGCTTTAGTGCAAACTCTCTTTGTGCCGTATAGCGTGGATCTGTTTTTCTAAGCACTGCGTGACCGTATCCTGGTATTACTTGACCGCTTGAGAGTGTTTCTGTTACGAATTTTTTTAATTCTTCTTTTGTTGGAACCTTTCCGCCTAATTTTTTATCTATGGTTTCCTGGATCCACTTTAGTACTTCTTGGTTAGCAAGACCATGCAATGGACCTGCAAGTCCGCCCATAGCAGCTGAATATGAATAGTATGCATCAGACAAAGCAGATGCTACAAGGTGAGCAGTATGAGCCGAAACGTTACCGCTTTCATGGTCTGAGTGTAGTATGAAATACAATCTTGCAACATCGTCATATGGCTTATCAATACCCATCATACTTGCAAAATCGCCGCCCAAATCAAGGTCTGGGTTCGATGGGATGTGTGTGTCACACTTGTATTTCATTCTGTAAATATATGCGCCAAGTGAAGGTAATTTTGCCATTAAATCCATTGCATCTTCATACATTGGCTCCCAAGCGGTGTTTTTGTTGAATTTGCCTGCGTTGTAGTAGGCTGCAAATTTTGATTCCCTTTGCATTGCCAAAATCCCTGTCGCAAACATAGTCATAGGGTGTGTATCCCTTGGCATAGCTTTAAGCGTATCTTTTACATATTCAGGCAAAGCTCTTCTTTTTTTAAACTCTTCTGCTACTTCTTTGACTTCTTTCTCGGTTGGGACCTCACCTG
This window harbors:
- a CDS encoding citrate (Si)-synthase, producing MSFLKEKLAEKIAQHRPRTTKLLKEFGNVKIDEVTISQAIGGMRGIKSLVTDVSYLDPAEGIRFRGYTIPEVLEKLPKVPGSEMPYVEGQFYLLLTGEVPTEKEVKEVAEEFKKRRALPEYVKDTLKAMPRDTHPMTMFATGILAMQRESKFAAYYNAGKFNKNTAWEPMYEDAMDLMAKLPSLGAYIYRMKYKCDTHIPSNPDLDLGGDFASMMGIDKPYDDVARLYFILHSDHESGNVSAHTAHLVASALSDAYYSYSAAMGGLAGPLHGLANQEVLKWIQETIDKKLGGKVPTKEELKKFVTETLSSGQVIPGYGHAVLRKTDPRYTAQREFALKHLSDDPIFQVVSMLYEVVPPILSTLGKVKDPWPNVDAHSGCIQWHYGVVEYDFYTVLFGIGRALGVLANLVWDRALGYAIERPKSVTTDMLEKMAGIK